A section of the Roseivirga sp. BDSF3-8 genome encodes:
- the lptC gene encoding LPS export ABC transporter periplasmic protein LptC translates to MFTSRRHTFLSLMLMAIVAVATACSDDSKALEEMKPYEGPMLEMDSVETLFSDSAIVRVRLVAGKRLDFRNGDSEYPEGVYIEFFGPDGNLRSTLRSNKGFYHGETNLYQVDGNVEVINEQSEKLNTEQLFWNPADEQVYTEKFVRIQSDGQLLMGEGLRAEQDFSSYEIMKPTANIDMEQQ, encoded by the coding sequence ATGTTTACGAGTAGACGACATACATTTCTATCATTGATGCTCATGGCAATAGTTGCTGTAGCTACTGCCTGCTCAGACGACAGCAAGGCCTTGGAAGAAATGAAGCCTTATGAAGGGCCTATGCTGGAAATGGACAGCGTGGAAACGCTATTTAGCGATTCAGCAATTGTGCGGGTCAGGCTGGTGGCGGGCAAAAGGCTTGACTTTCGTAATGGAGACAGTGAGTACCCAGAAGGCGTTTACATTGAGTTTTTTGGCCCCGACGGGAATTTACGATCCACACTCAGATCGAACAAAGGCTTCTACCATGGGGAAACTAACCTGTACCAGGTAGATGGTAATGTTGAAGTTATAAACGAACAATCAGAAAAACTTAATACTGAACAGCTTTTCTGGAATCCTGCCGATGAACAGGTTTATACAGAAAAATTTGTCCGAATTCAGAGTGACGGACAACTTCTCATGGGAGAAGGTTTGCGGGCTGAGCAGGATTTCAGTAGTTATGAAATCATGAAGCCCACTGCCAATATCGATATGGAGCAACAATGA
- a CDS encoding hemolysin family protein gives MEYSYLIIILITLAFSALFSGIEIAFVSANKLHIELQSKQGALAGRILSRFMQRPSKFIGTTLVGNTIALVVYGIFMARLLEPYIAEVLAGSAVLSNDIVILLTQTFISTAIVLATAEFTPKSLFMLNPNLLLAAFALPMLVIYYLLYPIVWIVTGLSRFVITKVFRLPYSEDKPVYSLTDLNHFIQQQTSVPNEETEQEVNTKILNNALEFKTVRVRECMIPRTEIVAVDIEDDIEVLTKAFVESGHSKILVYRETIDDVIGYCHSLELFKKPKEIGSILTPVIIVPETMLANELMIQFITERKSIALVVDEFGGTSGIVTLEDIIEEIFGDIQDEHDVDDWIEQKIDPNTYLLSARHEIDYLNERYEWQIPEGDYDTLGGFIINTTENIPSIEDIIVIPPFTFTVVAMEDNRIDIVKLSLDDSVSEL, from the coding sequence ATGGAATACAGTTACCTCATCATTATCCTTATCACACTGGCCTTCTCCGCCCTGTTTTCGGGTATCGAGATTGCTTTTGTATCTGCCAATAAGCTTCATATTGAACTGCAAAGTAAACAAGGGGCCCTTGCAGGGCGTATCTTGTCCCGTTTTATGCAGAGGCCGAGTAAATTTATCGGTACTACTCTGGTAGGAAATACTATAGCCCTGGTAGTATACGGCATATTTATGGCTCGCCTCCTCGAGCCCTATATAGCTGAGGTTTTAGCAGGCTCCGCTGTATTAAGTAACGACATTGTTATTCTGCTTACCCAAACCTTTATCAGTACAGCAATAGTACTTGCCACTGCCGAGTTTACCCCTAAGAGCCTATTCATGCTCAACCCTAATCTATTACTGGCTGCTTTTGCTCTCCCTATGCTGGTAATATACTACCTGCTCTATCCTATAGTGTGGATAGTGACAGGCCTTTCCCGTTTCGTTATCACCAAAGTGTTTCGGTTGCCATATAGTGAGGATAAGCCGGTTTACAGCCTGACGGACCTTAACCACTTTATTCAGCAACAGACCTCAGTACCTAATGAGGAGACTGAGCAGGAGGTTAATACTAAAATATTAAATAATGCTCTTGAATTTAAGACGGTACGTGTGCGGGAGTGCATGATTCCCCGGACTGAGATTGTGGCTGTGGATATTGAAGATGATATTGAGGTGCTCACCAAAGCTTTTGTGGAAAGCGGTCATAGTAAGATATTGGTTTATCGTGAAACCATAGATGACGTTATCGGCTATTGCCACTCACTGGAGCTATTTAAAAAGCCGAAAGAGATCGGAAGCATTCTTACCCCGGTGATAATAGTGCCGGAAACCATGCTGGCAAATGAGCTTATGATCCAGTTCATTACAGAGAGGAAGAGCATTGCGCTGGTAGTAGATGAATTTGGCGGCACCTCCGGGATCGTCACGCTTGAGGACATAATCGAAGAAATATTCGGAGATATTCAGGATGAGCATGATGTGGACGATTGGATAGAACAAAAAATTGATCCTAATACCTATTTGCTGAGTGCCAGGCATGAAATTGACTATCTCAATGAGCGGTACGAATGGCAGATACCGGAAGGGGATTATGATACACTGGGAGGCTTTATCATCAATACTACAGAGAATATTCCCTCGATTGAGGACATTATCGTAATCCCTCCATTTACATTTACGGTGGTGGCTATGGAAGATAACCGCATCGATATTGTAAAATTATCCCTGGATGACAGCGTTTCGGAACTTTAG
- a CDS encoding tetratricopeptide repeat protein: MRLKVILSTVVAFMMLQNVQAQNGWNWPEDEKLRKEAETKNVLYSDHLRNDNYKAAKAPLVWLLKNTPDLNASIYINGAKIYEALEAEASSEEEKFVLQDSALLMYDLRIKYFNDKSNVMNRKAYTAYKFYKDRQDKYPELYSIQKENFDLNKEETHLNNFIGYMDAIRRYKATGGEITDEEVIQVYDEVNEALKAKGGHEKIQEGVDKIFAATVDIDCDLIENKLGPRFLEDTSNIDLATNIIKLSFVGKCLDSEVFLQAAEVVHRNAPEYALAKLIAVKALQADDYDKAEEYFKEAISLTEDNTKKADIYVSMAEMSAKRGRKSDARSYAMDAVEADPSKREAYNLIGTLYFNSFDACKGGQSRVQDRAVFLAAYDMYRKAGNSQGMANAKAQFPSKEEVFTENMQVGQSISVGCWIGTTVSLQTRD, encoded by the coding sequence ATGAGACTAAAAGTAATCCTAAGTACAGTTGTAGCCTTCATGATGCTGCAAAATGTACAGGCGCAGAATGGCTGGAACTGGCCTGAAGATGAGAAACTTCGCAAAGAAGCAGAGACTAAAAACGTTCTTTATTCAGATCATCTGAGGAACGATAACTATAAAGCGGCTAAAGCACCGCTGGTATGGCTATTGAAAAATACGCCTGACCTGAACGCTTCTATTTATATAAATGGGGCTAAAATATACGAAGCACTTGAGGCAGAAGCCTCTTCTGAAGAAGAGAAGTTTGTTTTGCAGGATTCAGCATTGTTGATGTATGACCTCAGGATCAAGTATTTTAATGACAAGTCCAATGTGATGAACCGTAAGGCTTATACTGCCTATAAGTTTTACAAGGACAGACAAGACAAGTATCCTGAATTGTATTCAATTCAGAAAGAAAACTTCGACCTGAATAAAGAAGAGACTCACCTGAATAACTTTATCGGTTATATGGATGCCATCAGACGGTATAAAGCAACTGGCGGTGAAATAACCGACGAAGAAGTGATCCAGGTTTATGATGAAGTAAACGAAGCCCTTAAAGCTAAAGGTGGTCACGAGAAAATTCAGGAAGGCGTGGATAAAATATTTGCAGCTACTGTAGATATTGATTGTGACCTGATAGAGAATAAGCTTGGACCAAGATTCCTTGAGGATACTTCTAACATTGACCTGGCTACAAACATCATCAAGCTTTCTTTTGTAGGTAAATGTCTGGACAGCGAAGTATTTCTTCAGGCTGCTGAGGTAGTTCACAGGAATGCTCCTGAGTACGCTCTTGCTAAACTCATTGCTGTAAAAGCACTGCAGGCAGATGACTACGACAAAGCTGAAGAGTACTTTAAAGAAGCGATCAGCCTGACTGAGGATAATACCAAGAAAGCTGATATTTATGTATCAATGGCTGAAATGTCAGCGAAAAGAGGTAGAAAGTCCGATGCAAGATCATATGCGATGGATGCTGTAGAAGCAGACCCTAGCAAGCGTGAGGCTTACAACCTGATCGGTACACTTTATTTCAATAGCTTTGATGCCTGTAAAGGTGGCCAGAGTCGTGTACAAGACCGAGCAGTATTCCTGGCTGCATACGATATGTATCGCAAAGCCGGAAACTCTCAGGGTATGGCCAATGCAAAAGCTCAGTTCCCTAGCAAAGAGGAGGTATTTACTGAAAATATGCAGGTGGGTCAATCAATAAGCGTAGGATGCTGGATAGGAACTACAGTATCTCTGCAGACAAGAGACTAG